In a genomic window of Spirosoma agri:
- a CDS encoding amidohydrolase — MYQRPTSLAGHLLAILLLPVSCLAQAPQTRTASAMTLLVRMDTIADGLTAKVIGWRRAIHQHPELGNREVNTAAKIATHLQALGITVQTGVGKTGVVGLLKGGKPGGPVVALRADMDALPIIERTESPFKSTVTAEYNGKPTGVMHACGHDAHVAMLMGAAEVLASVRNELRGTVKFIFQPCEEGPPTGEEGGAKLMVKEGILDNPKVDVIFGQHISSGTNVGTFSYRPGSVSAENDIFRITIHGRQSHGAAPWSGIDPIVTGAQIVMGLQTIVSRNLPLTDQAAVLTIGAFHAGNRENIIPEEATMIGTIRTLDTTMRNTMHRRIREVVTAIATSAGATADVSISMEDAMLVNNKDLTAKMIPTLQDLAGLSNVVLVPSGMGSEDFAYFAQQVPGFFFSTGARPKDKKPSQVAHHSPDFQIDESSFGLGVKALCHLTVDYMEKTAK; from the coding sequence AACCCGTACCGCAAGTGCAATGACCCTGCTGGTGCGCATGGATACAATCGCCGATGGACTAACGGCGAAAGTTATCGGCTGGCGACGCGCTATTCACCAGCATCCCGAGTTGGGTAACCGGGAGGTCAACACGGCGGCTAAAATAGCGACTCACTTACAGGCGTTGGGCATTACCGTGCAAACGGGGGTCGGTAAAACGGGGGTGGTGGGCCTGCTCAAAGGGGGCAAACCCGGTGGCCCGGTTGTCGCCTTACGAGCCGATATGGATGCGTTGCCGATCATAGAACGGACAGAGTCGCCCTTTAAGTCGACGGTGACGGCGGAGTACAATGGTAAACCTACGGGCGTTATGCATGCCTGTGGTCATGATGCGCACGTAGCCATGCTGATGGGTGCCGCCGAAGTGCTGGCATCGGTTCGAAATGAGTTACGGGGTACGGTAAAATTCATCTTCCAGCCGTGTGAGGAAGGGCCGCCAACGGGTGAAGAAGGGGGTGCCAAACTGATGGTTAAAGAAGGCATACTCGATAATCCAAAAGTAGATGTCATTTTCGGCCAGCATATATCGTCCGGCACCAACGTTGGCACCTTCAGCTACCGACCGGGCAGCGTTAGCGCCGAAAATGACATCTTTCGCATTACGATTCATGGCAGGCAAAGTCACGGCGCGGCTCCCTGGTCGGGGATCGATCCGATTGTCACCGGGGCACAAATCGTCATGGGACTGCAAACGATCGTGAGCCGGAATCTGCCACTCACCGACCAGGCTGCTGTGCTGACGATAGGAGCTTTTCACGCTGGTAACCGCGAAAATATTATTCCCGAAGAAGCCACGATGATTGGCACCATCCGCACCCTGGACACAACCATGCGGAACACCATGCACCGACGCATCAGGGAGGTGGTCACGGCCATTGCCACGAGTGCCGGGGCCACGGCCGACGTGTCGATTAGCATGGAAGATGCCATGCTGGTCAACAACAAAGACCTGACCGCGAAGATGATTCCTACGCTACAGGACCTAGCGGGCCTGTCTAACGTGGTTCTCGTGCCGTCGGGTATGGGATCTGAAGATTTCGCTTATTTCGCCCAGCAGGTTCCCGGCTTCTTCTTCAGCACCGGGGCCCGGCCAAAAGACAAAAAACCAAGTCAGGTGGCGCACCACAGCCCTGATTTTCAGATTGACGAAAGCAGCTTCGGATTGGGCGTCAAGGCCCTTTGCCATCTGACGGTAGATTACATGGAGAAAACCGCCAAGTAA
- the bla gene encoding class A beta-lactamase, which translates to MKNRSSLLLLFFLLTHFTSLGQATGSAKNSSDLATQRLEHELERIAKLAKGNVGVCALHLESGKQVSMNLQERFPMASTVKVAIAVQLFTLIEKGDLSMMTMVDLQPSDLHPGSGTLDVLFAKPGVQLSVQNLLELMMVISDNSATDILLRLVGGPTAVQNRLKTLGITGMSVDRTIIQLLADLDGITLPPASQWTLGFYAKLDSATTPAIKQAAASKLKTDPRDTSTPAAMVNLLTQIYRGRALKPENRALLLGVMERCRGGAARLKGYLPPNTIVAHKTGSLGGSATDDIGIITLPGDAGHIAIAVFVGDSPMPLTEREQVIAHTARSIYDYFLYQPPVLSTSSR; encoded by the coding sequence ATGAAAAATCGATCATCACTACTGCTTCTCTTTTTCCTGCTAACTCATTTTACCAGCCTGGGCCAGGCCACTGGTTCAGCAAAAAACTCGTCTGACCTGGCGACGCAGCGACTGGAACACGAACTGGAACGAATCGCCAAACTGGCGAAGGGAAACGTTGGTGTCTGTGCGCTTCACCTCGAATCGGGCAAACAGGTGAGCATGAATCTACAGGAGCGCTTTCCGATGGCCAGCACAGTCAAGGTGGCGATTGCCGTGCAGTTATTTACCCTGATCGAAAAAGGTGATCTGTCGATGATGACGATGGTCGACCTACAACCATCCGATTTACATCCGGGCAGCGGTACACTGGATGTACTGTTTGCCAAACCCGGCGTTCAGTTGTCGGTTCAGAACCTGCTCGAACTGATGATGGTTATCAGCGACAACTCTGCTACGGATATTCTGCTTCGGCTGGTGGGCGGCCCAACAGCCGTTCAAAACCGATTGAAAACGTTAGGTATTACGGGAATGTCCGTTGATCGGACCATCATCCAACTACTGGCCGACCTCGATGGTATTACACTTCCCCCAGCCAGCCAGTGGACGCTCGGCTTTTATGCAAAACTGGACAGCGCCACTACGCCAGCGATCAAACAGGCTGCAGCTAGTAAGCTAAAGACCGATCCGCGTGACACATCGACACCCGCAGCGATGGTAAATTTACTGACGCAAATTTACCGGGGTAGGGCGCTCAAACCGGAGAACCGGGCACTTTTGCTGGGCGTTATGGAACGTTGCCGGGGTGGAGCCGCCCGACTTAAAGGCTATTTGCCTCCTAACACCATCGTTGCGCACAAAACGGGTTCGCTGGGTGGCAGCGCCACCGACGACATCGGCATCATAACTCTGCCGGGCGATGCGGGGCACATTGCCATTGCCGTTTTTGTGGGTGATTCGCCGATGCCCCTCACCGAGCGTGAACAGGTCATTGCCCATACCGCCCGCTCGATTTACGATTATTTCCTGTACCAGCCCCCCGTTTTATCCACCTCGTCCCGGTAG